A single Micromonospora luteifusca DNA region contains:
- a CDS encoding HAD-IIIA family hydrolase produces MRQDQEDPYQRRSARWYAAADRAGSGSVGSPRGVLYDAVLLDRDGTLIEDVPYNGDPEKVRPVPGARAALDRLRAAGLRLAVVTNQSGLARGYFTGEQMRAVHARVEELLGRFDAWLICPHDDADGCDCRKPAPGLVHAAARELGTTASRCVLVGDIGRDVAAALAAGAAGVLVPTPVTRPEEVAAAGWVASDLPAAVDEILRRQQAVRPATPPDDPVRTALVVRSDSAGDVLVTGPAIRAVAAGAQRVVLLCGPRGRAAADLLPGVDEIIEYPLPWIDPTPAPVDPEVMWGLTARLSAVGADQAVVFTSFHQSALPLALLLRMAGIGRIAAISDDYPGSLLDIRHRVPVGVPEPERALSLAAAAGHRLPDGDEPVLRLRRDAMASRPADLGDPGYVVLHPGSAASSRACPPDLAARIAGALTAAGHRVLVTGSADERGVTAQVAAAGGTDLGGRTDLAGLAAIVADAGAVVVGNTGPAHLAAASGVPVVSLFAPTVPFGQWGPYRVPTVRLGDAATPCRDTRAASCPVSGHPCLSGIDPDEVVDALRTLAVSGGGGGR; encoded by the coding sequence GTGCGACAGGACCAGGAGGATCCGTATCAGCGCAGGTCAGCCCGGTGGTACGCCGCTGCTGACCGCGCCGGCTCCGGGTCCGTCGGGAGTCCCCGAGGCGTCCTGTACGACGCGGTGTTGCTGGATCGCGACGGCACCCTGATCGAGGACGTGCCGTACAACGGCGACCCGGAGAAGGTGCGGCCGGTGCCGGGAGCGCGGGCGGCGCTGGACCGGTTGCGGGCGGCCGGGCTGCGGCTGGCGGTCGTGACGAACCAGTCGGGCCTGGCCCGCGGTTACTTCACCGGCGAACAGATGAGGGCGGTGCACGCCCGCGTCGAGGAGTTGCTGGGCCGGTTCGACGCGTGGTTGATCTGCCCGCACGACGACGCGGACGGCTGTGACTGCCGCAAGCCGGCGCCCGGCCTGGTGCACGCCGCCGCCCGGGAGTTGGGCACGACCGCGTCCAGGTGCGTGCTGGTGGGTGACATCGGCCGCGACGTTGCCGCCGCGTTGGCCGCGGGTGCCGCCGGGGTGCTGGTGCCGACCCCGGTGACCCGGCCGGAGGAGGTCGCCGCCGCCGGATGGGTGGCCAGCGACCTGCCGGCGGCGGTGGACGAGATCCTGCGCCGCCAACAGGCCGTGCGGCCCGCCACCCCGCCCGATGATCCGGTGCGGACAGCGCTGGTGGTCAGGTCGGATTCGGCGGGGGACGTGCTGGTCACCGGGCCGGCGATCCGCGCCGTCGCGGCCGGAGCGCAGCGGGTGGTGCTGTTGTGTGGGCCGCGTGGCCGTGCCGCCGCCGACCTGCTGCCCGGCGTCGACGAGATCATCGAGTATCCGCTGCCGTGGATCGACCCCACGCCGGCCCCGGTCGACCCGGAAGTCATGTGGGGCCTGACCGCACGCCTCAGCGCGGTCGGCGCGGACCAGGCGGTGGTGTTCACCTCGTTCCACCAGTCCGCCCTGCCCCTGGCGTTGCTGCTGCGAATGGCGGGGATCGGCCGAATCGCGGCGATCAGCGACGACTACCCGGGCTCGCTGCTGGACATCCGGCACCGGGTGCCGGTGGGCGTTCCCGAACCCGAACGTGCCCTCTCCCTCGCCGCCGCCGCGGGCCACCGACTGCCCGACGGCGACGAACCCGTTCTCCGGCTGCGCCGCGACGCCATGGCATCGCGTCCAGCCGATCTCGGTGACCCGGGGTACGTGGTGCTGCACCCCGGCTCGGCCGCGTCGAGCCGGGCCTGCCCGCCCGACCTGGCGGCCCGGATCGCCGGGGCGCTGACCGCTGCCGGGCACCGGGTGCTGGTCACCGGCAGCGCCGACGAGCGTGGGGTCACCGCCCAGGTCGCGGCGGCCGGCGGCACCGACCTGGGTGGCCGAACCGACCTGGCCGGGCTGGCCGCGATCGTGGCGGACGCCGGCGCGGTCGTGGTCGGCAACACCGGGCCCGCGCACCTGGCCGCCGCGTCGGGCGTGCCGGTGGTGAGTCTCTTCGCGCCGACCGTTCCGTTCGGCCAGTGGGGGCCCTACCGGGTGCCCACCGTCCGGCTCGGCGACGCCGCCACGCCCTGCCGGGACACCCGCGCAGCCAGCTGCCCGGTCTCCGGGCACCCCTGCCTCAGCGGCATCGACCCGGACGAGGTGGTCGACGCGCTGCGGACGCTCGCCGTGAGCGGTGGTGGTGGCGGCCGATGA
- a CDS encoding glycosyltransferase translates to MRIAMISEHASPLAVLGGEDAGGQNTHVAELSAALAAAGHEVRVYTRRDALDLPVTVRSPDGYDVVHVPAGPAEPVAKDALLPHMREFSRWLIERWRGGDWVPEVIHAHFWMSGLAALTAGRQTGVPVVQTYHALGTVKRRYQGVQDTSPARRVSYERELGRSVDRIVAQCRDEVGELVRMGVPRSRMTVVPSGVNLATFAPLGPAADREPGRARILTVGRLVERKGFQTVIRAMELVPDAECVVVGGPPEGLLETDPYARRLRALAESCGVADRVHLVGAVPREEMGRWYRSADLLVAAPWYEPFGLTPLEAMACGVPVVGTAVGGIRDTVVDGTTGDLVPARDPHALATAIQGLLDDRIRRFAYAAAARERARARYSWAATAERLVEVYSEVAAVRRPARVVA, encoded by the coding sequence ATGCGGATCGCGATGATCTCGGAGCACGCCAGCCCGCTCGCCGTCCTCGGAGGGGAGGACGCCGGCGGCCAGAACACGCACGTCGCGGAGCTGTCCGCCGCGCTCGCCGCCGCTGGGCACGAGGTGCGGGTCTACACCCGCCGGGACGCGCTCGACCTGCCGGTGACCGTCCGCAGCCCGGACGGGTACGACGTGGTGCATGTGCCGGCCGGCCCGGCCGAGCCGGTGGCGAAGGACGCGCTGTTGCCGCACATGCGGGAGTTCAGTCGGTGGTTGATCGAGCGGTGGCGGGGCGGGGACTGGGTGCCCGAGGTGATCCACGCGCATTTCTGGATGAGTGGTCTGGCGGCGCTGACGGCCGGCCGGCAGACCGGGGTGCCGGTGGTGCAGACGTATCACGCGCTGGGCACGGTGAAGCGTCGCTACCAGGGCGTGCAGGACACCAGCCCGGCTCGGCGGGTGTCCTACGAGCGGGAGTTGGGCCGCTCGGTGGACCGGATCGTCGCGCAGTGCCGCGACGAGGTGGGCGAGCTGGTCCGGATGGGTGTGCCGCGGTCCCGGATGACCGTCGTGCCGTCCGGAGTGAACCTCGCCACGTTCGCCCCGCTCGGGCCGGCCGCTGACCGCGAACCGGGTCGGGCCCGGATCCTGACCGTGGGCCGGCTGGTCGAACGCAAGGGCTTCCAGACCGTGATCCGCGCGATGGAGCTGGTCCCGGACGCCGAGTGCGTGGTGGTCGGCGGCCCACCCGAGGGGCTGCTGGAGACCGACCCGTACGCCCGGCGGCTGCGGGCTCTCGCGGAGTCGTGCGGGGTCGCCGACCGGGTGCACCTGGTCGGCGCGGTACCCCGCGAGGAGATGGGCCGCTGGTACCGCTCGGCGGACCTGCTGGTCGCCGCGCCCTGGTACGAACCGTTCGGGTTGACCCCGCTGGAGGCGATGGCCTGCGGGGTGCCGGTGGTCGGCACCGCAGTCGGCGGCATCCGGGACACCGTGGTCGACGGGACGACCGGTGACCTGGTGCCGGCACGGGACCCGCACGCGCTGGCCACCGCCATCCAGGGGCTGCTCGACGACCGGATCAGGCGCTTCGCGTACGCCGCGGCGGCGCGCGAGCGGGCCCGGGCGCGGTACTCGTGGGCGGCCACCGCGGAGCGGCTGGTCGAGGTCTACAGCGAGGTGGCTGCCGTGCGCCGGCCGGCCCGGGTGGTGGCCTGA
- a CDS encoding glycosyltransferase codes for MNILLWHVHGSWTTSFVHGSHRYLIPTTPDRGPYGLGRARTYPWPESAVEVSPEDLPGTDVDLVIVQRPEEIDRAEAWLRRRPGRDVPAIYVEHNTPKGDVPNTRHPMADRDDLLIAHVTGFNQIFWDTGTSRTTVVDHGIVAPSASYTGELDRLAVVINEPVRRGRVTGTDLLPRFAEIAPLDVFGMGVAGLADHLGLPADRLTSHDDVPQDRMHAELARRRAYLHLCRWTSLGLSLIEAMAIGMPVVALATTEAVMAVPPEAGALATRTDTLLDAARRFIAEPATARQAGAAARTAARDRYGLDRFLADWDRLLEEEVCGSR; via the coding sequence ATGAACATCCTGCTCTGGCACGTGCACGGCTCCTGGACCACGTCGTTCGTGCACGGCAGCCACCGCTACCTGATCCCCACCACACCCGACCGTGGCCCCTACGGCCTCGGCCGGGCCCGCACCTACCCCTGGCCGGAGAGCGCGGTCGAGGTCAGCCCGGAGGACCTGCCGGGGACCGACGTCGACCTGGTCATCGTGCAACGCCCCGAGGAGATCGACCGGGCCGAGGCGTGGCTGCGTCGCCGGCCCGGCCGCGACGTCCCCGCCATCTACGTCGAACACAACACACCCAAGGGCGACGTGCCCAACACGCGTCACCCGATGGCCGACCGTGACGACCTGCTCATCGCCCACGTCACCGGGTTCAACCAGATCTTCTGGGACACCGGCACCTCCCGCACCACAGTGGTCGACCACGGCATCGTCGCACCCTCCGCGTCCTACACCGGCGAGCTCGACCGGCTCGCCGTGGTGATCAACGAGCCGGTACGACGAGGCCGGGTCACCGGCACCGACCTGCTGCCCCGGTTCGCCGAGATCGCGCCGCTGGACGTGTTCGGCATGGGCGTCGCCGGCCTGGCCGACCATCTCGGGCTGCCCGCCGACCGGCTCACCAGCCACGACGACGTACCCCAGGACCGGATGCACGCCGAGTTGGCCCGGCGGCGTGCGTACCTGCATCTGTGCCGGTGGACCTCGCTCGGGCTCAGTCTCATCGAGGCGATGGCGATCGGTATGCCGGTCGTCGCGCTCGCCACCACCGAGGCGGTGATGGCGGTGCCGCCGGAGGCGGGGGCCCTCGCCACCCGAACCGACACCCTGCTCGACGCCGCCCGCCGGTTCATCGCCGAACCGGCGACCGCGCGCCAGGCCGGCGCGGCGGCGCGAACCGCCGCGCGCGACAGGTACGGCCTCGACCGTTTCCTCGCTGACTGGGACCGGCTGCTGGAGGAGGAAGTATGCGGATCGCGATGA
- a CDS encoding D-sedoheptulose-7-phosphate isomerase — protein sequence MMPAGSLLDTHLTNLAAALVPYRGCESQLARWGADLARRLAAGGRLLVAGNGGSAAEAQHLTAELVGKLHDDRQPLSAIALHAETSALTAIANDYGYTEVYARQVRAHGRPGDVLLLLSTSGTSPNLVSAAQAARDVGVTTWALTGAAPNPLADACDDVLAVASPDTQVVQELHLVTSHLLCEYLEQELAAPSDPAVRHRVPEEPTPAGQLPSGPVRAGVEVVLDGGTGQQVDA from the coding sequence CTGATGCCGGCGGGCAGTCTGCTCGACACCCACCTGACGAATCTCGCCGCCGCGCTGGTGCCGTACCGGGGGTGTGAGTCGCAGCTGGCGCGCTGGGGTGCGGATCTGGCCCGCCGGCTGGCCGCCGGGGGTCGCCTGCTGGTCGCCGGCAACGGTGGCAGCGCCGCCGAGGCCCAGCATCTCACCGCCGAGTTGGTCGGCAAGCTTCACGACGACCGTCAGCCGCTGTCGGCGATCGCGCTGCACGCCGAGACGAGCGCGCTCACCGCCATCGCCAACGACTACGGCTACACCGAGGTCTACGCCCGACAGGTGCGCGCACACGGTCGCCCCGGCGACGTTCTGCTGCTGCTCAGCACCAGCGGTACCAGCCCCAATCTGGTCAGCGCCGCGCAGGCCGCCCGCGACGTCGGCGTGACGACGTGGGCGCTCACCGGCGCCGCCCCCAATCCCCTCGCCGACGCCTGCGACGACGTGCTGGCCGTCGCGTCCCCGGACACCCAGGTCGTCCAGGAGCTGCACCTGGTGACCAGTCACCTGCTCTGCGAGTACCTCGAACAAGAGCTGGCCGCGCCCAGCGACCCGGCGGTTCGCCACCGCGTGCCGGAGGAGCCCACGCCCGCTGGTCAGCTCCCGTCCGGGCCGGTGCGCGCCGGGGTCGAAGTGGTGCTCGACGGTGGGACCGGACAGCAGGTCGACGCGTGA
- a CDS encoding PfkB family carbohydrate kinase — translation MRGPVVVLGDTLLDRDVEGVVNRLCPDSPVPVLDETAASDRPGGAGLAAVFAAAQGADVVLVTALADDAGGARLSALLAAAGVQVYPLALSGATPEKIRLRARGRVLLRHDRGGTSGEPGQPSDEVLRVIGSASAVLVSDYGRGVARQPALRDALAATRAPVVWDPHPRGPAAVPGVHLATPNESEVRELVPALPGASRLATASRGAQGLRRRWRAGAVAVTLGGDGALLCHAGSTPLVVPTPGSAEGDTCGAGDRFAAAASLALAQGALVSEAVQAAVAEASAYVAGGGVAAALPSSARSESLMRAPQSQTKGGRMSTSVVGPGGERVGVAAVATLLGEVRAAGGTVVATGGCFDLLHAGHVATLQAARQLGDCLIVCVNSDASVAGLKGPDRPVMSEGDRSRLLAALSCVDAVLIFDEPTPEAALSWVRPDIWVKGGDYATGGGDANVTLPEAAVLRRWGGNTVVVPYLDGRSTTDMIVRSVGERTR, via the coding sequence GTGAGGGGACCTGTGGTGGTGCTCGGGGACACCCTGCTCGACCGGGACGTGGAAGGGGTGGTGAACCGGCTCTGCCCGGACTCGCCGGTGCCGGTCCTCGACGAGACCGCGGCCAGCGACCGACCCGGTGGCGCAGGTCTGGCGGCGGTGTTCGCTGCCGCGCAGGGCGCTGACGTGGTGCTGGTGACCGCGCTCGCCGACGACGCCGGCGGGGCCCGACTGAGCGCGCTGCTCGCCGCGGCCGGAGTGCAGGTGTACCCACTGGCCCTGTCCGGTGCGACGCCGGAGAAGATCCGGCTGCGGGCCCGGGGTCGGGTGCTGCTGCGCCACGACCGCGGCGGCACCTCCGGGGAGCCGGGTCAGCCCTCCGACGAGGTGCTCAGGGTGATCGGCTCGGCGTCCGCGGTGCTGGTCAGCGACTACGGCCGGGGCGTGGCCCGGCAGCCCGCACTGCGCGACGCGTTGGCCGCCACCCGCGCCCCGGTGGTGTGGGACCCACACCCGCGCGGCCCGGCGGCGGTCCCCGGCGTACATCTGGCCACCCCGAACGAGTCGGAGGTGCGCGAGCTGGTCCCCGCACTGCCCGGTGCCTCCCGGCTGGCCACCGCGTCGCGCGGCGCGCAGGGCCTACGGCGGCGCTGGCGGGCGGGTGCCGTCGCGGTGACGCTGGGCGGGGACGGTGCACTGCTCTGCCACGCCGGGTCGACACCGCTGGTGGTGCCGACACCGGGCAGCGCCGAGGGGGACACCTGCGGGGCCGGCGACCGGTTCGCGGCCGCCGCCAGCCTCGCGTTGGCCCAGGGCGCGCTGGTCTCCGAGGCGGTGCAGGCGGCGGTCGCCGAGGCGTCCGCGTACGTGGCGGGTGGGGGAGTGGCGGCGGCGCTGCCATCGAGCGCGAGGAGTGAGTCGTTGATGCGAGCCCCGCAATCGCAGACGAAGGGCGGCCGAATGTCGACAAGCGTCGTCGGCCCGGGGGGTGAACGGGTGGGAGTGGCCGCGGTTGCCACGCTCCTCGGCGAGGTACGGGCCGCAGGCGGCACGGTGGTGGCGACCGGGGGTTGCTTCGACCTGCTGCACGCCGGGCACGTGGCGACCCTGCAGGCCGCCCGGCAGCTCGGCGACTGCCTGATCGTCTGCGTGAACTCCGACGCCAGCGTGGCCGGGCTGAAGGGGCCGGATCGGCCGGTGATGTCCGAGGGTGACCGCAGCCGGCTGCTGGCCGCGTTGAGCTGTGTCGACGCGGTCCTCATCTTCGACGAGCCGACCCCGGAGGCGGCGCTGTCCTGGGTGCGACCGGACATCTGGGTCAAGGGCGGCGACTACGCCACCGGCGGTGGCGATGCCAACGTAACGCTGCCGGAGGCGGCGGTCCTGCGGCGGTGGGGCGGTAACACGGTGGTGGTGCCCTACCTGGACGGCCGTTCCACCACCGACATGATCGTTCGCTCCGTCGGGGAGCGGACCCGATGA
- a CDS encoding SDR family oxidoreductase codes for MTATRSGAGPTVLVTGGASGLGAAVVAAVAASGGRPVVLDRQPPADGVSWTECDLADTRAAEVATQHLAEQSGGLDAVVTAAGTDVPGRLGDVPGETWDRIVAVDLLATAAVIRAALPFLLTSRGRIVTVASTLGVKAVSDATAYCAAKFGVVGFTRALAAELAGQVGVTLLIPGGMRTAFFDERDPQYKPGADAILNDPAHTAAAIMFALNQPAGCAVREMVVCAEQETSYP; via the coding sequence ATGACCGCCACGCGGTCCGGCGCCGGACCCACCGTCCTGGTCACCGGCGGCGCCAGCGGGCTCGGTGCCGCGGTGGTCGCCGCGGTGGCCGCCTCCGGCGGTCGCCCGGTCGTGCTGGACCGGCAGCCGCCGGCCGACGGGGTGTCCTGGACCGAGTGCGACCTGGCCGACACCCGGGCGGCCGAGGTGGCCACCCAGCATCTCGCCGAGCAGTCCGGTGGCCTGGACGCGGTGGTCACCGCCGCCGGCACCGACGTCCCGGGGCGACTCGGCGACGTGCCGGGGGAGACCTGGGACCGCATCGTCGCCGTCGACCTGCTGGCCACCGCGGCGGTGATCCGGGCCGCGCTGCCGTTCCTGCTGACGTCTCGGGGCCGCATCGTCACGGTCGCCTCGACCCTGGGTGTCAAGGCGGTCAGTGACGCGACGGCGTACTGCGCGGCGAAGTTCGGTGTGGTCGGCTTCACTCGCGCCCTCGCCGCCGAGCTCGCTGGTCAGGTCGGCGTCACGCTGCTCATCCCGGGCGGTATGCGCACCGCGTTCTTCGACGAGCGCGACCCGCAGTACAAGCCGGGGGCGGACGCGATCCTCAACGATCCCGCCCACACCGCCGCCGCGATCATGTTCGCGCTCAACCAGCCCGCCGGTTGCGCGGTGCGGGAGATGGTGGTCTGCGCCGAGCAGGAGACCTCGTACCCGTGA
- a CDS encoding glycosyltransferase family 9 protein — MILVLRALGVGDLVTAVPALRALRAAYPGRELGLAAPAWLAPLVDLVGGVDRLVDTAGLDRPLRVGSAPPVAVNLHGRGPQSHRLLAATRPGRLLAFANPEAGCTDGPRWAADEHEVDRWCRLLSWYDIPADRTDLGLRRPGPTGLPTGATVLHPGSRIPAKRWPAERFAALARALTERGHRVLLTGSADERALAARVADAAGLASDSVLAGRTDLGALAALVADARLVVSGDTGVAHLATGYGTASVVLFGPVPPAQWGPPPDRPRHRVLWAGEGDWPGWDGVGSHPTMAALRLDEVLAAVAEVERVVRVSGAVAA; from the coding sequence GTGATCCTCGTCCTGCGCGCCCTCGGCGTCGGCGACCTGGTCACCGCGGTGCCCGCGCTGCGGGCGCTGCGGGCCGCGTACCCCGGTCGGGAGCTGGGGCTCGCCGCGCCCGCCTGGCTTGCCCCGCTGGTGGACCTGGTCGGTGGCGTCGACCGGCTGGTCGACACCGCCGGGCTGGATCGGCCCCTGCGGGTCGGTTCGGCCCCACCGGTCGCGGTCAACCTGCACGGGCGCGGCCCGCAGTCGCACCGGTTGCTCGCCGCCACCCGGCCCGGCCGGCTGCTCGCCTTCGCCAACCCGGAGGCCGGCTGCACCGACGGCCCCCGGTGGGCCGCCGACGAGCACGAGGTGGACCGGTGGTGCCGGCTGCTGTCCTGGTACGACATTCCGGCCGACCGCACCGACCTCGGCCTGCGTCGGCCCGGTCCGACCGGGCTGCCGACCGGGGCCACCGTGCTGCACCCCGGCAGCAGGATCCCCGCCAAGCGCTGGCCCGCCGAGCGGTTCGCCGCGCTGGCCCGGGCGCTCACCGAACGGGGGCACCGGGTGCTGCTCACCGGCTCGGCCGACGAGCGGGCGCTGGCGGCCCGGGTGGCGGACGCGGCCGGCCTGGCATCCGACTCCGTGCTGGCCGGCCGGACCGACCTCGGCGCGCTCGCGGCGCTGGTGGCCGATGCCCGGCTGGTGGTCAGCGGGGACACCGGGGTGGCCCATCTGGCCACCGGGTACGGCACCGCGTCGGTCGTCCTCTTCGGGCCGGTGCCGCCCGCGCAGTGGGGGCCGCCGCCGGACCGGCCCCGACACCGGGTGCTCTGGGCCGGCGAGGGCGATTGGCCCGGGTGGGACGGGGTAGGAAGTCACCCGACGATGGCGGCTCTGCGCCTCGACGAGGTGCTGGCCGCGGTGGCCGAGGTGGAGAGGGTGGTGCGGGTCTCCGGTGCGGTTGCGGCGTAG